From one Salvia splendens isolate huo1 unplaced genomic scaffold, SspV2 ctg101, whole genome shotgun sequence genomic stretch:
- the LOC121788312 gene encoding uncharacterized protein LOC121788312 produces the protein MADDSEMAYNLQLEEAIAASLLDATAAQPPATAAYDALIGWEQDALDAEVEAERLRVDLLRQVHDRALACEIMSVPDEEWLQTGNNLHRPFGEGSSLSSSNGQNFQFKVYVKGLVERGAGGIGVAICDGNDGLLFELSKGLSGKDQDKELVDFKALIEGLDAAVMLDLKRITVVTDNPLLCQHITGENTQTIKTAVTLSSQIQLLRKFTKCHPSLVASNANKAVKLARNAIAFQVNRSAGSSNGKNLTEQCTICLEDTYVDRMFLNTSCRHSYCFLCMSKHFQFKLLQGRLPKCPHENCTTELMFVYYVIKYCASMMKISPKKSVTASLIIGAKIDGNICYTTMADDSDFAFNLQLEEALTASLLDGTISSPNADGVTYDAVFGPVLSDALQRDDLYKYECELLNQYSTQAAEKRLRLDLCRQVHDRAFACEISNIPEEEWRKIGDELQKPYGEGSSSSGKCWGFRVYVKGLVQGIVGGVAVVIRDDNGGSVFELSKGLSGKNQIIGEEMVELKALIEGLEAAVMLELKRVTIVTDNRLLYLHITGKNREIRETFAVLSNQIDLLLRKLGNPGASFVTRHDNVFAVELAREAIAFEVKRSAGSSGTKNLMKTCTICLEDTDVDQMLLIAGCLHSYCLSCMSKYVHYKLLQGILPKCPNENCKSLLELDSCRKFLTPELFDIMCQRVKEASIPPAEKIYCPYSRCSSLLSKTELQGSKGDAIEVLGCRKCSHCGGLFCINCKVPWHSNMSCSAFKTGNPSSSNEKKLKSLATKNLWRQCPKCSHMVSLSVGCYHIYCRCGHEFCYTCGAEWRNKKATCRCPIWDEHNIVYDN, from the exons ATGGCGGACGATTCAGAGATGGCGTACAACCTCCAACTTGAAGAAGCCATCGCCGCCTCCCTCCTCGACGCCACCGCCGCTCAGCCTCCAGCCACTGCCGCCTACGACGCCCTCATTGGCTGGGAACAGGACGCCCTCGACGCCGAGGTGGAGGCCGAGCGTCTCCGCGTCGACCTCCTCCGCCAGGTCCACGACCGCGCCCTGGCCTGCGAGATCATGAGCGTGCCGGACGAGGAGTGGCTACAAACCGGCAACAATTTGCACAGGCCGTTCGGAGAGGGCTCCTCCTTGTCGTCTTCGAATGGGCAAAACTTCCAATTCAAGGTTTATGTCAAGGGTTTGGTGGAGCGAGGGGCGGGCGGAATCGGCGTGGCTATTTGCGACGGGAATGATGGTTTGCTGTTCGAGTTGAGTAAGGGTTTGAGCGGCAAAGATCAGGATAAGGAATTGGTTGATTTCAAAGCGCTGATTGAAGGTCTTGATGCTGCGGTGATGCTTGATTTGAAGAGGATTACTGTTGTTACCGATAATCCTCTGCTCTGTCAACAT ATTACTGGAGAAAACACTCAAACGATAAAAACTGCTGTCACATTATCTAGCCAGATACAACTCCTAAGAAAATTTACTAAGTGTCATCCATCTCTTGTTGCCTCTAATGCCAATAAGGCTGTCAAACTTGCAAGGAATGCAATTGCATTTCAGGTTAATCGTTCAGCAGGTAGTAGCAATGGCAAGAATCTGACTGAGCAATGTACTATTTGTTTAGAGGATACTTATGTGGATCGGATGTTCTTAAATACAAGTTGTCGACATAGCTACTGCTTTTTGTGCATGTCGAAACATTTTCAGTTTAAGTTGCTTCAAGGGAGGCTGCCTAAATGCCCTCATGAGAACTGCACAACTGAGCTGATGTTTGTTTATTATGTCATCAAATATTGTGCTTCTATGATGAAGATCTCTCCTAAG AAATCTGTAACAGCTTCCCTAATAATTGGCGCGAAAATCGACGGCAACATTTGCTACACTACGATGGCGGACGACTCCGATTTCGCTTTCAATCTCCAGTTGGAAGAAGCACTGACCGCCTCCCTCCTCGACGGTACCATTTCTTCCCCCAATGCCGACGGAGTCACCTACGACGCCGTTTTCGGCCCCGTTCTGTCGGACGCCCTCCAGCGCGACGATCTCTACAAGTACGAGTGTGAGCTCCTCAACCAGTACAGTACGCAGGCCGCGGAGAAGCGCCTCCGCCTCGACTTGTGCCGCCAGGTCCACGACCGCGCCTTCGCCTGCGAGATTTCCAACATACCGGAGGAGGAGTGGAGGAAAATCGGGGATGAGCTGCAGAAGCCGTACGGAGAAGGCTCCTCATCGAGTGGGAAATGTTGGGGATTTAGGGTTTACGTCAAGGGTTTGGTGCAGGGGATCGTGGGCGGCGTTGCGGTTGTGATACGTGACGACAATGGCGGATCGGTGTTTGAATTGAGCAAGGGATTGAGCGGAAAAAATCAGATAATTGGTGAAGAGATGGTTGAGTTGAAAGCTTTGATTGAAGGACTTGAAGCCGCCGTGATGCTGGAGTTAAAGAGGGTTACCATTGTTACTGATAATCGGTTGCTGTACTTGCAT ATCACTGGCAAAAACCGGGAGATCAGGGAAACTTTTGCTGTGCTATCTAACCAGATAGATCTTCTTCTGCGGAAATTAGGCAATCCCGGTGCATCTTTTGTAACTCGCCATGATAATGTGTTTGCTGTTGAACTTGCTAGGGAGGCAATTGCATTTGAGGTCAAGCGATCAGCAGGAAGCAGTGGCACAAAGAATCTGATGAAGACATGCACAATATGTTTGGAAGATACAGATGTGGATCAGATGCTCTTAATTGCAGGTTGTCTGCATAGCTACTGCTTGTCATGTATGTCAAAATATGTCCACTATAAGTTGCTTCAGGGCATTCTACCTAAATGCCCCAATGAGAACTGCAAATCTCTGTTGGAACTTGATAGTTGCAGAAAATTCCTGACTCCGGAATTGTTCGACATAATGTGCCAGCGTGTGAAGGAAGCATCAATCCCACCAGCGGAGAAAATTTATTGCCCCTACTCAAGATGTTCTAGTTTGTTATCGAAAACAGAGCTTCAAGGTTCCAAGGGTGATGCGATTGAAGTATTGGGTTGTAGGAAGTGCTCTCATTGTGGTGGCCTTTTCTGCATCAATTGCAAAGTCCCTTGGCATAGTAATATGAGCTGCTCTGCATTTAAAACCGGTAATCCCAGCTCCAGTAATGAAAAGAAACTGAAGTCATTGGCTACTAAGAATCTCTGGCGTCAATGTCCCAAGTGCAGCCATATGGTTTCACTTTCTGTAGGATGCTACCACATTTACTGCAG GTGTGGGCACGAGTTTTGCTATACATGTGGAGCAGAATGGCGAAACAAGAAAGCTACATGTCGTTGTCCTATCTGGGACGAGCACAACATCGTATATGATAACTAA